A stretch of Ferribacterium limneticum DNA encodes these proteins:
- a CDS encoding c-type cytochrome, whose amino-acid sequence MRLPALLLIALSLPAFAQEKSGAEVYAATCIECHGSGKFKAPVFGDTKRWGKLVREGLDDLVPAALGGVRKMPAKGGNPALSDAEVARAVIHMANAGGGRFSEPTQADLARWRTKADKRGKK is encoded by the coding sequence ATGCGTCTCCCTGCCCTGCTACTCATCGCCTTAAGCCTGCCCGCCTTCGCCCAGGAAAAGTCCGGGGCGGAGGTCTATGCGGCAACCTGCATCGAATGCCACGGCAGCGGCAAATTCAAGGCGCCCGTCTTCGGCGACACCAAGCGCTGGGGAAAACTGGTCCGCGAAGGTCTTGACGACCTGGTACCAGCCGCGCTGGGCGGGGTCCGGAAAATGCCAGCCAAGGGCGGCAACCCGGCGCTGAGCGACGCTGAAGTGGCGCGGGCGGTCATCCATATGGCCAACGCCGGCGGCGGCCGATTCAGCGAACCAACCCAGGCCGATCTCGCCCGCTGGCGGACCAAGGCCGACAAACGCGGCAAAAAGTGA
- a CDS encoding cupin domain-containing protein, with protein MPKLTVFSQQTPTPAYDRPRPDRLVKGNPLRTTWEHFLTANGDLSAGIWSCEPGAWNIAFGPGKDEFFCVIEGRLRITDNDQQASEFGPGDACIIPAGFTGTFEVLEAVRKHYVLIERQG; from the coding sequence ATGCCAAAACTGACCGTTTTCTCGCAGCAGACGCCGACCCCGGCCTACGACCGCCCCCGCCCGGACCGACTGGTCAAGGGCAACCCGCTGCGGACAACCTGGGAGCACTTCCTGACAGCCAACGGCGATCTGTCGGCCGGCATCTGGTCGTGCGAGCCCGGCGCCTGGAACATCGCCTTCGGCCCGGGCAAGGATGAATTCTTTTGCGTCATCGAAGGCCGCCTGCGGATCACCGACAACGACCAGCAAGCCAGCGAATTCGGGCCGGGTGATGCCTGCATCATCCCGGCCGGTTTCACCGGCACTTTCGAAGTCCTCGAAGCCGTCCGCAAACACTATGTGCTGATAGAACGGCAAGGATGA
- a CDS encoding N-acetylmuramoyl-L-alanine amidase family protein, which produces MKFLFIFGLIFGATFALAAPPLIAVDVGHGGKDTGAISARGRTEFEFNRDFAGRLAATLRERELGVREVNFDGNIGSLAARPVAAIGSDFFIAIHHDSVGEPWLLDWEWNGQPQRYTEVKRGFGIFVSAQNPDLETSLRCASTIGAMMRRSGFVASDWHARKHVPADAENGVWYYDNLVVLYRTTLPAVLFEAGVIKHRDEELELLDPERQARMADAVATGIAACLFVSGTDKPAE; this is translated from the coding sequence ATGAAATTTCTTTTCATTTTTGGCCTGATTTTCGGGGCGACCTTTGCCTTGGCGGCCCCTCCCCTGATCGCTGTCGATGTCGGTCACGGCGGCAAGGACACGGGGGCGATCAGCGCCCGGGGGCGGACCGAATTCGAATTCAATCGCGACTTTGCCGGGCGGCTGGCGGCGACACTGCGCGAACGTGAGCTCGGCGTCCGGGAGGTCAATTTCGATGGCAACATTGGCAGCTTGGCCGCCCGTCCGGTCGCGGCGATCGGCAGCGATTTCTTCATCGCCATCCATCACGATTCGGTCGGCGAACCGTGGTTACTCGACTGGGAATGGAATGGTCAGCCGCAGCGTTATACCGAGGTCAAGCGGGGTTTCGGCATCTTCGTCTCGGCGCAGAATCCCGATCTCGAAACCAGCCTGCGTTGTGCTTCGACCATCGGCGCGATGATGCGCCGGTCCGGCTTCGTGGCATCGGATTGGCATGCCCGCAAGCATGTGCCGGCCGATGCCGAGAATGGCGTCTGGTATTACGACAATCTGGTCGTGCTCTACCGGACGACCTTGCCGGCGGTGCTTTTCGAGGCCGGGGTGATCAAGCATCGCGACGAAGAGCTGGAACTGCTCGACCCCGAGCGCCAGGCGCGCATGGCCGATGCCGTGGCGACCGGCATTGCGGCCTGTCTGTTCGTCAGCGGAACTGACAAGCCGGCCGAATAG